In a single window of the Verrucomicrobiia bacterium genome:
- a CDS encoding DUF2249 domain-containing protein: protein MELDARGLEPPQPMVRILEALQSLPSDQCLLARTDRRPIHLYPMLADRGFEGETRETPPHGFVTVIRRRA from the coding sequence ATCGAACTGGATGCCCGCGGTCTGGAACCTCCCCAGCCCATGGTCCGTATCCTCGAAGCGCTCCAGTCGCTGCCATCGGATCAGTGCCTGCTCGCCCGAACCGACCGTCGCCCCATCCACCTGTACCCCATGCTGGCCGATCGTGGATTCGAGGGCGAAACCCGGGAAACCCCGCCCCATGGCTTCGTTACCGTCATCCGTCGCCGCGCCTGA
- a CDS encoding response regulator → MTATLYADPVPTQAGNPGHAPGSARAAVLSEISDSPPAFRERPIILLADDNPRDVDLALHALARSGLEQEVVTVRDGVAVMDYLRSGGVREDGRSRRPTVVLLDMKMPRMDGLEALRQIKADPGLKTIPVVLFSSSQEGIDLVRAYAAGANSYVVKPLLFERFTEVVRMIAGYWGGVNVAVPDPPAQDPSNW, encoded by the coding sequence ATGACCGCCACGTTGTACGCCGACCCGGTGCCGACCCAGGCGGGCAATCCGGGCCACGCTCCGGGATCCGCGCGAGCGGCGGTCCTCAGCGAGATTTCCGATTCACCGCCAGCGTTCAGGGAGCGACCGATCATACTTCTGGCCGACGACAACCCGCGTGATGTGGATCTCGCATTGCATGCCCTTGCCCGGAGCGGCCTTGAGCAGGAGGTGGTGACGGTCCGGGACGGGGTGGCGGTAATGGACTATCTCCGCAGCGGCGGGGTACGGGAGGACGGGCGGTCGCGCCGTCCGACGGTGGTGCTCCTCGACATGAAAATGCCGCGGATGGACGGCCTGGAGGCGTTGCGCCAGATCAAGGCCGATCCCGGGCTGAAAACGATTCCGGTGGTCCTTTTCAGTTCCTCGCAGGAAGGGATCGACCTTGTCCGCGCCTACGCCGCCGGAGCCAATTCGTACGTGGTGAAACCCCTATTGTTCGAGCGATTCACCGAAGTGGTTCGGATGATCGCGGGGTATTGGGGTGGTGTGAACGTCGCGGTGCCGGACCCGCCGGCGCAGGATCCTTCCAATTGGTAG
- the nuoB gene encoding NADH-quinone oxidoreductase subunit NuoB, translated as MKPTAIGYNSKVEGNVVITRVDAALAWFRENSLWPMPMGLACCAIELMAAGAARFDISRFGSEVMRFSPRQADVMIVAGTVTYKMAGALRRIYDQMTEPKWVIAMGACASTGGMYRSYAVLQGVDQIVPVDVYVAGCPPRPEALLDALIKLQKKVAREPVLSGLNVASLLHGSGSREKAGAEVVRGERVAV; from the coding sequence ATGAAGCCCACCGCAATCGGCTACAATTCCAAGGTCGAAGGGAACGTGGTGATCACCCGGGTGGACGCCGCGCTGGCCTGGTTCCGGGAGAATTCGCTGTGGCCGATGCCGATGGGGCTGGCCTGTTGCGCGATTGAACTGATGGCGGCCGGGGCGGCGCGCTTCGACATTTCGCGGTTCGGGTCGGAGGTGATGCGGTTTTCGCCGCGGCAGGCGGATGTGATGATCGTGGCGGGGACGGTGACCTACAAGATGGCGGGGGCGCTGCGGCGGATCTACGACCAGATGACGGAGCCCAAGTGGGTGATCGCCATGGGTGCCTGCGCCTCGACCGGAGGCATGTACCGCAGTTACGCGGTGTTGCAGGGGGTGGACCAGATTGTTCCCGTGGATGTTTATGTGGCGGGGTGCCCGCCGCGTCCGGAGGCACTGCTCGACGCCCTGATCAAGCTGCAGAAGAAGGTGGCTCGCGAACCGGTGCTGTCGGGACTCAACGTGGCGTCGTTGCTGCATGGATCGGGGTCGAGGGAGAAGGCCGGGGCGGAAGTCGTCCGCGGGGAAAGGGTGGCGGTCTGA
- a CDS encoding NADH-quinone oxidoreductase subunit C has product MATALELARALGERFGGIVSEPASFRDEVTVLIRDPERVAEVCRYAKGSLGFDFLVDLTGVDQYGDDPRWLVVYELYGVEHGCHLRLKTAVSEEKSELPTVSDVWRTANWHEREAYDMLGIRFRGHPDLRRILMWEGYPYFPLRKDFPLAGKASEVPGVAFTRPAPLEGGPFVTVPGGADTIAREPRVRTSEEG; this is encoded by the coding sequence ATGGCCACCGCGTTGGAATTGGCCCGGGCCCTGGGGGAGCGCTTCGGCGGCATCGTTTCGGAGCCGGCCAGCTTTCGGGACGAAGTGACCGTGCTGATCCGCGATCCTGAGCGGGTGGCCGAAGTGTGTCGCTACGCGAAGGGATCGTTGGGCTTCGATTTTCTGGTGGATCTTACCGGGGTGGATCAGTACGGGGACGACCCGCGCTGGCTGGTGGTGTACGAGCTCTATGGGGTCGAGCACGGATGTCATCTGCGGCTCAAGACCGCGGTGAGCGAGGAGAAATCCGAACTGCCGACCGTGAGCGATGTCTGGCGCACGGCCAACTGGCACGAGCGGGAAGCGTACGACATGCTCGGGATCCGGTTCCGGGGGCACCCGGATCTGCGGCGGATCCTGATGTGGGAGGGCTACCCGTATTTCCCGTTGCGGAAGGACTTTCCGCTGGCGGGGAAGGCGAGCGAGGTGCCCGGGGTCGCGTTCACCCGGCCGGCCCCGCTGGAGGGGGGACCGTTTGTCACGGTGCCTGGAGGGGCGGACACCATCGCCCGCGAGCCGCGGGTGCGCACTTCGGAGGAGGGATAA
- the nuoD gene encoding NADH dehydrogenase (quinone) subunit D produces MAAGSSQGGRERTHTLETQTLEYADAASRGVPETDFEDGTELTGGERMVLNMGPSHPATHGVLRLVLELDGEEIARADADVGYLHRGDEKIAENMTYNQFVPYTDRLDYLAPLANNVAYAMAVEKLMGLTLPPRGQYIRVICCELARISAHLLGMGAYAMDVGALTVFLHTFTEREKVYNLAEALTGARFTTSYTRVGGQSRDLPPGWLDGVRRFCDEVSVALGEVDQLLTRNRIWVDRTRDVGVVSAKDAIDFGLTGPNLRASGVGYDVRKARPYLVYDQLDFEVPMGSVGDCYDRYLVRMEEMRQSVGLLRQCADRIPGGADNAAREPINVDDGKVMLPPKEKVMTGMEELIHQFILVTQGVNAPPGEVYFGAENPKGELGFYILSRGGGTPYRLKIRAPSFVNLGILSHMLPGHMVSDVPTILGSLDFVMGECDR; encoded by the coding sequence ATGGCTGCCGGGAGTTCACAGGGTGGGCGGGAGAGGACGCATACGCTGGAGACGCAAACGCTGGAGTATGCGGATGCCGCGTCGCGTGGCGTGCCGGAGACGGACTTCGAGGACGGGACGGAACTGACGGGCGGGGAGCGGATGGTGTTGAACATGGGGCCGTCGCACCCGGCGACGCACGGGGTGTTGCGTCTGGTGTTGGAACTGGACGGGGAGGAGATTGCGCGGGCGGACGCGGATGTGGGGTATCTGCACCGGGGCGACGAGAAGATCGCGGAGAACATGACCTACAACCAGTTCGTGCCGTACACGGACCGGTTGGACTATCTGGCACCGCTGGCCAACAACGTGGCCTATGCCATGGCGGTGGAGAAGCTGATGGGGCTCACGCTGCCGCCGCGGGGGCAGTACATCCGGGTGATTTGCTGCGAGCTGGCCCGGATTTCGGCGCACCTGCTGGGGATGGGCGCCTACGCGATGGATGTCGGGGCACTGACGGTCTTCCTGCACACCTTCACCGAGCGGGAGAAGGTGTACAACCTGGCCGAGGCGCTGACCGGGGCGCGCTTCACCACCAGTTACACGAGGGTGGGGGGGCAGTCGCGGGACCTCCCGCCCGGCTGGCTCGACGGGGTGCGGCGGTTCTGCGACGAGGTGAGCGTGGCGCTGGGGGAGGTGGACCAGTTGCTCACCCGCAACCGGATCTGGGTGGACCGGACCCGGGACGTCGGGGTGGTTTCGGCGAAGGACGCCATCGATTTTGGGCTGACCGGTCCGAACCTGCGGGCCTCGGGGGTGGGGTATGATGTGCGCAAGGCGCGGCCGTACCTGGTCTATGACCAGTTGGATTTTGAAGTTCCGATGGGATCGGTGGGCGACTGCTACGACCGGTATCTGGTGCGGATGGAGGAGATGCGGCAGAGCGTGGGGCTGCTGAGGCAGTGCGCGGACCGGATTCCTGGCGGCGCCGACAATGCGGCACGGGAACCGATCAATGTGGACGACGGCAAGGTGATGCTGCCGCCCAAGGAGAAGGTGATGACCGGCATGGAGGAGCTGATTCATCAGTTCATTCTGGTGACCCAGGGGGTCAACGCGCCGCCGGGCGAGGTGTATTTCGGAGCGGAGAATCCGAAGGGGGAACTGGGTTTCTACATTCTGAGCCGCGGCGGCGGGACGCCGTACCGGCTGAAGATCCGGGCGCCCTCCTTTGTCAACCTTGGCATCCTCTCCCACATGCTGCCGGGGCACATGGTGTCGGATGTGCCGACGATTCTGGGTTCCCTGGATTTTGTGATGGGCGAGTGCGATCGCTGA
- the dps gene encoding DNA starvation/stationary phase protection protein Dps, giving the protein MSKEKLNPTQNSVPAKARVELVGLLNAALADLSDLYSQAKQAHWNVRGKRFYALHKLFDEVAGSVEEHLDDVAERAVQLGGHAHGTVRQVAKASRLKDWPSDKDNQEAYVDVLAERFAVVANAVRASIDRSAALGDADTADLLTGVSRDLDKSLWLLEASR; this is encoded by the coding sequence ATGAGCAAGGAGAAGTTGAATCCCACGCAGAACTCGGTCCCCGCCAAGGCGAGGGTCGAGCTGGTCGGGTTGCTCAACGCGGCGCTGGCCGACCTGAGCGACCTTTACTCTCAGGCGAAGCAGGCGCACTGGAACGTGCGGGGCAAGCGGTTCTACGCGCTCCACAAGCTCTTCGACGAGGTGGCCGGCTCGGTGGAGGAACACCTCGACGACGTGGCGGAGCGCGCGGTGCAACTCGGTGGACACGCCCACGGGACGGTCCGCCAGGTGGCCAAGGCGTCGCGGTTGAAGGACTGGCCGTCGGACAAGGACAACCAGGAGGCCTACGTTGATGTGCTGGCGGAACGGTTCGCTGTGGTGGCCAACGCGGTGCGTGCCTCGATCGATCGGTCGGCGGCGCTGGGAGATGCCGACACGGCGGATCTGCTGACGGGTGTTTCACGCGATCTGGACAAGAGCCTATGGCTGCTGGAGGCGTCGCGTTGA
- a CDS encoding NAD(P)H-dependent oxidoreductase subunit E, with translation MAAGGVALTAEVPVPVEAEIDELISHYPEKRSASLMVLHALQAHFGWLPPEAVRWAAAKLGLQPIHIQELVTFYPMFRQEPAGRHQFKVCRTLSCALGGSHRLHEHLCRKFGLDPKQHGIQTTADGRFSVEFVECLAGCGTAPVMMVNEAFHEGVTPEAADALVGKCS, from the coding sequence ATGGCTGCTGGAGGCGTCGCGTTGACGGCGGAGGTGCCGGTCCCGGTGGAGGCGGAGATCGACGAGTTGATCTCCCATTATCCGGAGAAACGCAGCGCTTCGCTGATGGTGCTGCACGCCTTGCAGGCGCACTTCGGATGGCTGCCTCCGGAAGCCGTCCGGTGGGCGGCGGCCAAGCTGGGCCTGCAACCGATCCACATCCAGGAACTGGTCACCTTCTACCCGATGTTCCGTCAGGAACCCGCCGGCCGGCATCAGTTCAAGGTCTGCCGGACGCTCAGTTGCGCCCTGGGCGGGAGCCATCGGTTGCACGAGCATTTGTGCCGGAAGTTCGGGCTCGATCCGAAGCAGCACGGGATCCAGACGACTGCCGACGGGCGGTTCTCGGTCGAGTTTGTCGAATGCCTCGCCGGATGCGGCACCGCGCCGGTGATGATGGTCAACGAGGCCTTTCACGAAGGCGTCACGCCGGAGGCGGCCGACGCCCTGGTGGGGAAGTGTTCGTGA
- the nuoF gene encoding NADH-quinone oxidoreductase subunit NuoF: MPQEHRLILQHADSPGYTPDLACYTRHGGYETLRRCLSLPPKELADGKTQSAQEQIRDEVLRSGLRGRGGAGFSAGLKWSFVDRRSGKPIYLICNADESEPGTFKDRQILHKDPHQLLEGMILSCFANDVHLAYIYIRGEMPEGARLLNRALAEAREAGHLGKNILGTGYDLEIHVHRGAGAYICGEETGLIESLEGKRAYPRIKPPYFPAVLGLYQCPTIVNNVETLAAVKHILAMGAAEYARLGTPNNTGTRIVSLSGHVKRPGYFEIEVGKVTLGELIFHENFGRGLREGRTLKAIIPGGSSAKVFKAGETFRLKRRGADGQMASVEVDLLDLPYDFDSLQQAGSMSGSGAIIVMDDTTDMVEALANISEFYAHESCGQCTPCREGALWLSKALHRLAHGRGRRADADYLLNIAQNIQGRTICAFGEAASWPVLSFVKKFREEFEARGAADEARAAAAANAGCGPTPDLKLAASPRC, from the coding sequence ATGCCGCAGGAACACCGTTTGATTCTTCAGCACGCCGATTCGCCCGGCTACACGCCTGACCTGGCGTGCTACACCCGTCACGGGGGGTACGAGACCCTTCGGCGGTGCCTGAGCCTTCCCCCGAAGGAACTGGCGGACGGCAAGACCCAGTCGGCCCAGGAACAGATCCGGGATGAAGTGTTGCGGTCCGGACTTCGGGGTCGCGGCGGGGCGGGGTTCTCGGCGGGACTGAAGTGGTCCTTTGTGGATCGGCGGAGCGGCAAGCCGATCTACCTGATCTGCAACGCGGACGAGTCGGAGCCCGGCACCTTCAAGGACCGGCAGATCCTGCACAAGGATCCGCACCAGTTGCTGGAGGGGATGATCCTGTCGTGCTTCGCGAACGACGTGCATCTCGCCTACATCTACATCCGTGGCGAGATGCCGGAGGGGGCGCGCCTGCTCAATCGGGCGCTGGCGGAGGCGCGGGAAGCGGGGCACCTCGGGAAGAACATCCTCGGCACCGGGTACGACCTCGAAATCCACGTCCATCGGGGTGCCGGCGCCTACATTTGCGGCGAGGAGACCGGCCTGATCGAATCCCTTGAAGGCAAGCGCGCCTACCCGCGCATCAAGCCGCCTTATTTCCCGGCGGTGCTGGGTCTTTACCAGTGCCCGACCATCGTCAACAACGTCGAGACCCTGGCCGCGGTGAAGCACATCCTGGCCATGGGGGCGGCCGAGTATGCCAGGCTGGGCACCCCCAACAACACGGGGACCCGCATTGTCAGCCTGAGCGGCCATGTGAAGCGGCCGGGCTATTTCGAGATCGAGGTCGGCAAGGTCACCCTCGGCGAACTGATCTTCCACGAGAACTTCGGCCGGGGCCTGCGTGAGGGGAGGACCTTGAAGGCCATCATCCCGGGAGGTTCGTCGGCGAAGGTGTTCAAGGCGGGCGAGACGTTCCGGTTGAAGCGCAGGGGTGCGGACGGCCAGATGGCGTCGGTCGAGGTGGATCTGCTCGATCTTCCCTACGACTTCGATTCGTTGCAGCAGGCCGGGTCGATGTCGGGTTCCGGAGCCATCATCGTGATGGACGACACCACGGACATGGTGGAGGCGCTGGCCAACATCTCGGAGTTTTACGCCCACGAAAGTTGCGGCCAGTGCACGCCGTGCCGCGAAGGAGCGCTGTGGCTCAGCAAGGCGCTCCATCGCCTCGCCCATGGCAGGGGACGTCGTGCCGATGCCGATTACCTCCTGAACATTGCGCAGAACATCCAGGGACGGACGATCTGCGCCTTCGGGGAGGCGGCGTCCTGGCCGGTGCTGAGTTTCGTGAAGAAGTTTCGGGAGGAATTCGAGGCCCGTGGGGCCGCCGACGAAGCCCGCGCTGCAGCCGCTGCGAATGCCGGCTGCGGTCCGACCCCCGATCTCAAACTGGCGGCCAGTCCGCGATGCTGA
- a CDS encoding molybdopterin-dependent oxidoreductase: MSTATASSPSPAPAAPPPAETVRIQVDGREIEVPRFMPDWQGRPQPTTMLQACKLAGVEVPHYCYHPKLPTAGNCRMCLIEFGTPAMGPDRKPILQEDGSPKIARSVLPYEPGTPRGAIACATPISPGMELYPGSAATRQMREAVLESLLINHPLDCPICDQAGECKLQEYSVEHGHAATGFAEVKVHKPKAVDLGPRILLDDERCILCTRCIRFTRDIAGDDRLGIVNRGSYNSIAAYPGTAFDNNYTLNTVDLCPVGALTSKDFRFRMRVWFLKETSSVCTSCATGCNITVWSREGTVHRYTPRENDAVNGPWMCDSGRLNYRWIARPDRLRQVQRRAAGGAFESTSWGAALSEIAGRLQGLPQGATAVIASARQTTEELFLLKRLADRLGAVTDSIPRPGEADRLLVSADRNPNMLGARLTGMASEDPGSRLPGVAEGIAAGRIRALVVFGEDVTRHGLGPELLDRLETLVVSDILPNETVRLAHFVLPGCAHVEKRGTFVNGKGRVQRFLKAVEAPGDARPEGEFLVEWLEAAGERGVPATVEGWFDAMTRSVPAFEGLRWGGLGEPGADVAAWPGNGAGPGQGG, encoded by the coding sequence ATGTCCACCGCGACCGCATCCTCCCCAAGCCCCGCGCCGGCGGCTCCTCCCCCGGCGGAGACCGTCCGGATCCAGGTTGATGGCCGGGAGATCGAGGTGCCCCGGTTCATGCCGGACTGGCAGGGGCGTCCGCAGCCGACGACGATGTTGCAGGCGTGCAAGCTGGCCGGGGTCGAGGTGCCGCACTACTGCTACCACCCCAAGCTTCCGACCGCGGGCAACTGCCGGATGTGCCTGATTGAATTCGGGACACCGGCGATGGGGCCGGATCGCAAGCCGATTCTGCAGGAGGACGGTTCGCCGAAAATCGCGCGGTCCGTGCTTCCCTACGAGCCTGGCACGCCGCGGGGGGCCATCGCGTGCGCCACGCCGATTTCGCCGGGGATGGAGTTGTACCCCGGATCGGCGGCGACGCGGCAGATGCGGGAGGCGGTGCTCGAGTCCCTGCTCATCAATCATCCCCTTGACTGTCCGATCTGCGACCAGGCAGGGGAGTGCAAGCTGCAGGAGTACTCGGTGGAACATGGGCATGCGGCCACCGGGTTCGCCGAGGTCAAGGTGCACAAACCCAAGGCCGTCGATCTGGGTCCGCGGATCCTGCTCGACGACGAGCGGTGCATCCTCTGCACCCGCTGCATCCGGTTCACCCGGGACATCGCGGGCGACGACCGGCTGGGCATCGTGAACCGGGGCTCGTACAACAGCATCGCCGCCTACCCGGGCACCGCCTTCGACAACAACTACACCCTGAACACGGTGGACCTGTGTCCGGTGGGGGCGCTGACCTCGAAGGATTTCCGGTTCCGGATGCGGGTCTGGTTTCTCAAGGAGACCTCGTCCGTCTGCACCAGTTGCGCCACCGGCTGCAACATCACCGTCTGGTCGCGCGAGGGAACCGTCCACCGCTACACGCCCCGGGAGAACGACGCCGTCAACGGCCCCTGGATGTGCGACAGCGGGCGCCTGAACTACCGCTGGATCGCGCGTCCCGACCGGTTGCGGCAGGTGCAGCGCCGGGCCGCCGGCGGCGCCTTCGAATCCACGTCCTGGGGTGCCGCGCTGAGCGAAATCGCCGGACGCCTTCAAGGTCTTCCCCAGGGTGCCACGGCGGTGATCGCCTCGGCGCGGCAGACGACCGAGGAACTGTTCCTGCTCAAGCGCCTCGCCGACCGGCTGGGCGCGGTGACCGACAGCATTCCCCGTCCCGGCGAGGCGGACCGACTTCTGGTCAGTGCCGATCGGAATCCGAACATGCTGGGCGCCCGGCTGACCGGGATGGCGTCGGAGGATCCCGGGTCGCGGCTGCCCGGGGTGGCCGAGGGGATTGCGGCGGGGCGGATCCGGGCGCTGGTGGTGTTCGGGGAGGACGTCACCCGGCACGGGCTGGGTCCGGAACTTCTCGACCGGCTCGAGACGCTGGTGGTCAGCGACATCCTGCCCAACGAGACCGTGCGCCTGGCGCATTTCGTTCTGCCCGGGTGCGCCCACGTCGAGAAGCGGGGCACGTTCGTCAACGGGAAGGGCCGGGTGCAGCGGTTTTTGAAGGCGGTCGAGGCGCCGGGTGACGCGCGTCCGGAGGGCGAATTTCTGGTCGAGTGGCTGGAAGCGGCGGGGGAACGCGGCGTTCCGGCGACGGTGGAAGGCTGGTTCGATGCCATGACGCGGTCGGTGCCGGCCTTCGAGGGGTTGCGTTGGGGCGGGCTTGGTGAACCCGGGGCCGACGTGGCAGCATGGCCCGGCAACGGCGCCGGGCCGGGACAAGGCGGGTGA
- the nuoH gene encoding NADH-quinone oxidoreductase subunit NuoH: MDWTFIAFSLVKIAVVFAVVMTMVAYAVLAERKVSAFIQDRVGPNRATPFFARYLPGGVGSALVRWGLFQPLADALKAILKEDYTPGHVRKTFFWLAPAIVMVPALLTLAVIPFGSNLGQQSMVIANLDVGILFTFGIVSLSVYGIVLAGYAANSKYPFLGGIRSSAQMISYEISMGMSVVPVFLLVGSLNLGDVIANQTGGWFRWHIFQQPLAFVIFLIAAFAETNRLPFDMPEAETELVGGYHTEYSSMKFALFFLGEYAAMISISAMMVTLFLGGWTLPFFGLDQPATTFAVGVLHILIFLAKLVALLLAIIWVRWMLPRFRYDQLMDLGWRRAIPLALANIVVTAAILALVHG; this comes from the coding sequence ATGGACTGGACATTCATCGCATTCAGCCTGGTCAAGATCGCCGTCGTGTTCGCGGTGGTGATGACCATGGTCGCCTACGCGGTCCTGGCGGAACGGAAGGTCAGCGCCTTCATCCAGGACCGCGTGGGGCCGAACCGGGCGACGCCATTTTTTGCCCGGTACCTTCCGGGGGGTGTGGGGTCGGCGCTGGTGCGATGGGGGCTGTTCCAGCCGCTGGCCGATGCGTTGAAGGCGATTCTCAAGGAGGATTACACGCCCGGGCATGTGCGGAAGACCTTCTTCTGGCTGGCGCCGGCGATTGTCATGGTACCGGCGTTGCTGACCCTGGCGGTGATCCCGTTCGGGTCGAACCTCGGCCAGCAGTCGATGGTCATCGCCAACCTCGATGTGGGGATCCTGTTCACGTTCGGGATCGTGTCGTTGAGCGTGTACGGCATCGTTCTGGCCGGGTACGCCGCCAATTCGAAGTACCCGTTTCTCGGGGGGATCCGTTCGAGCGCCCAGATGATTTCGTACGAGATCTCGATGGGGATGAGCGTGGTGCCGGTCTTCCTGCTGGTGGGGAGTCTCAATCTGGGGGACGTCATTGCCAACCAGACCGGGGGATGGTTCCGCTGGCACATCTTCCAGCAGCCGCTGGCCTTCGTGATTTTCCTGATTGCGGCCTTCGCCGAGACCAACCGGCTGCCATTCGACATGCCGGAGGCGGAGACGGAGCTGGTGGGCGGCTACCACACCGAATACAGCTCGATGAAATTCGCCCTGTTCTTCCTCGGGGAATACGCGGCGATGATCTCGATTTCGGCGATGATGGTGACGTTGTTTCTCGGGGGCTGGACGCTGCCGTTTTTCGGGCTGGACCAGCCGGCGACCACCTTCGCGGTGGGCGTGCTGCACATCCTCATCTTTCTCGCCAAGCTGGTGGCGCTGCTGCTGGCGATCATCTGGGTGCGGTGGATGCTGCCGCGCTTCCGTTACGACCAGCTCATGGATCTCGGTTGGCGCCGGGCGATCCCGCTGGCGCTGGCCAACATCGTGGTGACGGCCGCCATCCTGGCCCTGGTCCATGGCTGA
- a CDS encoding NADH-quinone oxidoreductase subunit I, whose amino-acid sequence MIVDRKPLTLAERLYLPAFVNGFKVTWRHFKRTAFEGRNGATATGDGYHPEVPWRVGPGYRGAPYLVRDQEGDTKCVSCQLCEFICPPKAIRIVPPGPDGPKPDRPNAEKIPDEFEINMLRCIFCGLCQEVCPEEAIFLKEDFSLTGLNREEMVYDKEKLLSLGGTHAGIQKWKNKLEEARAQETFPVTTQPG is encoded by the coding sequence ATGATCGTCGATCGAAAACCTCTGACCCTCGCCGAGCGGCTGTACCTGCCGGCCTTCGTCAACGGCTTCAAGGTCACCTGGCGCCATTTCAAGCGGACGGCCTTCGAGGGTCGCAACGGTGCCACCGCCACCGGCGACGGGTACCATCCCGAGGTGCCGTGGCGGGTGGGTCCCGGGTACCGGGGGGCACCGTACCTGGTGCGGGACCAGGAGGGGGACACCAAGTGCGTGAGCTGCCAGTTGTGCGAGTTCATCTGTCCGCCCAAGGCGATCCGGATCGTGCCTCCGGGACCCGACGGCCCGAAGCCCGACCGGCCGAACGCGGAGAAGATCCCGGACGAGTTCGAGATCAACATGCTGCGGTGCATCTTCTGCGGCCTCTGCCAGGAGGTGTGCCCGGAGGAGGCGATCTTCCTGAAGGAGGACTTTTCGCTGACCGGTCTGAACCGGGAGGAGATGGTGTACGACAAGGAGAAGCTGCTGTCCCTGGGCGGCACCCATGCGGGCATCCAGAAATGGAAGAACAAGCTGGAGGAGGCCCGGGCCCAGGAGACGTTTCCGGTGACGACCCAGCCCGGCTGA
- a CDS encoding NADH-quinone oxidoreductase subunit J: protein MATDLLFYLFAGLALVCGFLTVANPFDRSPVSSALFLVLTMVWLSGLFVLLHAFFIAAVQILVYAGAVMVLFLFVIMLLDLKEEERRRWNRFGIVTGVVAVIALFGILVVTLLRVRPGTGLEAELEGSTHALGMALFQQYLLPFEIVSVLLLVAMLGVILLSRRELKAPARAAASPADNPEP, encoded by the coding sequence ATGGCCACTGACCTTCTGTTCTACCTCTTCGCCGGACTGGCGCTGGTGTGCGGTTTCCTGACCGTGGCCAATCCCTTCGACCGCAGCCCGGTGTCCAGCGCGCTGTTCCTGGTGCTGACCATGGTCTGGCTTTCGGGGCTGTTCGTGCTGCTGCACGCCTTCTTCATCGCGGCGGTACAGATCCTCGTGTACGCGGGCGCCGTGATGGTGCTGTTCCTCTTCGTGATCATGCTCCTCGATCTCAAGGAGGAGGAACGGCGGCGCTGGAACCGGTTCGGCATTGTCACCGGCGTGGTGGCGGTGATCGCCCTCTTCGGCATCCTCGTGGTCACCCTTCTGAGGGTCCGGCCCGGGACCGGACTCGAAGCCGAACTCGAGGGATCGACCCATGCCCTCGGCATGGCCCTGTTCCAGCAGTACCTGCTGCCCTTCGAGATCGTCTCGGTGCTGCTCCTGGTGGCCATGCTGGGCGTGATCCTGCTCAGCCGGCGTGAACTCAAGGCTCCGGCCCGTGCCGCCGCCAGCCCTGCCGACAATCCGGAACCCTGA
- the nuoK gene encoding NADH-quinone oxidoreductase subunit NuoK — MHVGLEHYLLVSAGLFCLGLLGVILRRNLLILYMGLELMLNASNLALVAFSRFLNLVNGQVMVFFIITVAAAEVAVGLAIIVALYRRRQTAQVGDLASLKF; from the coding sequence ATGCACGTCGGACTCGAACATTACCTGCTGGTGAGCGCCGGACTGTTCTGTCTCGGCCTGCTGGGCGTGATCCTGCGCCGCAATCTGCTCATCCTTTACATGGGCCTCGAACTGATGCTCAACGCCTCGAATCTCGCCCTGGTGGCGTTCTCGAGGTTCCTCAATCTGGTGAACGGGCAGGTGATGGTGTTCTTCATCATCACCGTCGCCGCCGCCGAGGTGGCCGTCGGACTCGCCATCATCGTGGCGCTCTATCGCAGGCGCCAGACCGCCCAGGTCGGCGACCTGGCGTCCCTCAAGTTCTGA